A single genomic interval of Armigeres subalbatus isolate Guangzhou_Male chromosome 1, GZ_Asu_2, whole genome shotgun sequence harbors:
- the LOC134207654 gene encoding uncharacterized protein LOC134207654, which produces MVRSDKLSSKKSRVCARVLLAATRFSGSKTQMKPDVMAPAIKEDEPAKPPAIVSYAFEKEVINKQNAISHVTDHFLPNLNRVPIAIKFWSKYDSTTAAAQSGLANFDKYFKLLEKNIAEGPKEKFQEPRTENQSYGWHTDPFYRQEPEDVHLLYHPKKRHEITLIGEKINADRITQRPRFTGIPFKLPS; this is translated from the exons ATGGTTCGGAGCGACAAGTTGAGTTCGAAGAAGTCGCGTGTTTGTGCCCGGGTCCTACTCGCAGCAACCCGGTTTTCCGGGAGCAAAACGCAAATGAAGCCGGACGTCATGGCGCCGGCCATCAAGGAGGACGAACCGGCGAAACCTCCGGCAATTGTGTCGTACGCGTTTGAGAAGGAAGTCATCAACAAGCAGAACGCGATCAGCCATGTGACGGACCACTTCCTGCCGAACCTGAACCGGGTTCCGATTGCCATCAAGTTCTGGTCCAAGTACGACTCGACTACGGCGGCGGCCCAGAGCGGATTGGCCAACTTTGATAAGTACTTTAAGTTGCTGGAGAAGAATATTGCAGAGGGGCCGAAGGAGAAGTTTCAGGAACCGAGAACTGAGAACCAGAG CTACGGGTGGCATACGGACCCGTTCTATCGCCAAGAGCCAGAGGACGTTCATCTGCTGTACCATCCGAAGAAACGGCACGAGATTACGCTGATTGGTGAGAAGATCAACGCGGACCGAATCACCCAGAGGCCGAGATTCACCGGAATTCCATTCAAACTACCCAGTTGA